The Candidatus Hinthialibacter antarcticus genome contains a region encoding:
- a CDS encoding SEC-C metal-binding domain-containing protein, protein MSPLNTNARAFTLEIHDPRVIVTEVLISRAFPNDKPPAPDQVHCKYNAIWDTGATNTAVTQRVVDECGLTTIGMCDVGTAGGVQSTTSHLISMALPHRLGVNGVRVNRVELKDGVDVLIGMDIISLGDFSITRSPSGLMQVSFMMPHGDPIDFVRQLDSINPGHVSRVENGDLFAKGTPVNLGTRVGRNDLCPCGSGKKYKKCCGTRSHKG, encoded by the coding sequence ATGAGCCCGTTAAATACCAATGCTCGCGCCTTCACTTTAGAGATTCACGATCCCAGGGTTATAGTTACTGAAGTATTAATTTCGAGAGCCTTCCCTAACGATAAGCCTCCTGCACCGGATCAAGTTCATTGTAAATACAACGCAATATGGGATACTGGAGCCACAAATACGGCTGTAACTCAGCGTGTTGTAGATGAATGTGGATTAACAACAATTGGTATGTGCGACGTCGGGACAGCGGGTGGAGTTCAGTCTACAACCTCTCATTTGATCAGCATGGCGTTACCGCACCGATTAGGGGTAAATGGCGTAAGAGTTAATCGTGTCGAATTAAAAGATGGTGTTGATGTCTTAATTGGGATGGACATCATTTCGCTGGGTGATTTTTCGATCACAAGGAGCCCATCAGGATTAATGCAGGTTTCATTTATGATGCCGCACGGTGATCCCATAGATTTTGTTCGCCAACTCGACTCTATTAATCCGGGTCATGTATCCAGAGTTGAGAATGGAGATTTATTTGCAAAGGGGACTCCAGTGAACCTTGGTACCAGGGTGGGTAGAAATGATTTGTGCCCATGCGGTAGCGGAAAGAAGTACAAAAAATGCTGTGGAACCAGAAGCCATAAAGGATAA
- a CDS encoding UvrB/UvrC motif-containing protein: MLDITPMLDGWNYDPDEITVRLVEGRDGKPKIQMRLDLGLLQMNYDGRPDGKRPNEFESIFHYYQNQLETHRRQFGSDKGFFLDPDDCEAISSEALQYYYRYLSLFHLQEYTAVIRDTQRNLNVFEFVKKYSETEEDRKALEQYRPYVIMMYTRAAAHLALEKNEPAEAALRVKEGIDRIKRFFIETNRPKMVRRSRELIFLKELLKELPHLETDPVRELRQKMREAVDREDYETAAEIRDQIRRLSGKTSG, encoded by the coding sequence ATGTTGGATATTACCCCCATGTTGGATGGGTGGAATTATGACCCGGATGAAATAACCGTCCGGTTGGTCGAAGGACGGGACGGCAAACCGAAAATTCAAATGCGACTTGATTTGGGTTTGCTGCAAATGAATTACGACGGGCGCCCGGACGGTAAGCGTCCGAATGAATTTGAATCTATTTTTCATTACTATCAAAACCAGTTAGAGACGCACCGCCGCCAGTTTGGCAGCGACAAAGGGTTCTTTCTGGATCCCGATGATTGTGAAGCGATTTCCAGCGAAGCCCTGCAATACTATTACCGCTATCTGAGTTTGTTTCATTTACAGGAATACACCGCAGTCATTCGCGACACGCAGCGAAACCTGAATGTGTTTGAATTCGTAAAAAAATATTCGGAGACAGAAGAAGACCGAAAAGCGCTCGAACAGTATCGCCCTTACGTGATTATGATGTATACGCGCGCGGCGGCCCACCTCGCATTGGAAAAAAATGAACCAGCGGAAGCGGCGCTGCGGGTCAAAGAGGGCATCGACCGCATCAAAAGGTTCTTTATCGAAACGAACCGCCCCAAGATGGTTCGGCGGAGCCGCGAGCTGATTTTTCTGAAAGAACTATTGAAGGAACTTCCACATTTAGAAACCGACCCGGTGCGCGAGTTGCGGCAGAAAATGCGCGAAGCGGTTGACCGCGAAGACTACGAAACCGCAGCGGAAATCCGCGACCAAATTCGGCGACTGTCCGGCAAAACGTCTGGCTGA
- a CDS encoding glycosyltransferase has protein sequence MKRILVLGIGPLAIENSQTFHSGGNRAWHLTQPLLEKGFEVVMVCMRVTDSAGAPRPDEEIITRDNLTYYSCHETKCFANDDYLRQIIEKHQPDAIIGACDYPASRACAVAGNLPVWADIHGYPMGEAQAKAYHYNEPGYIHHFWNIHRPALFRGDRFSVTSERQRMALTGELGAMGRLNHKTFGEDLATTIPIAWDPNTPYQHTTRSKDDPFTVFFCGGYNLWCDVETLYRTLEIAMQQDPRIRFLGTGGLIEGHDEKTYPKFEAMVNASQFKNRFDLRGWVPREKLETCYQQANLGINCDLICNESLIGARNRITEWMARGVPILTSLMTEISQILFYKGAALTVPPVNPALMASEIILAANHPEKLANLSQQARKIFEESYTYPRTVGALIEWCKNPVRSGDGEEPPVILDYRREQQIQADAARDTSWRSKIKRKLGMG, from the coding sequence ATGAAGCGCATCCTCGTACTCGGCATCGGCCCCTTAGCGATCGAAAATTCGCAGACATTTCATTCCGGTGGAAACCGCGCCTGGCACCTGACCCAGCCGTTACTCGAAAAAGGCTTTGAAGTGGTCATGGTTTGTATGCGGGTGACCGACTCAGCCGGCGCCCCGCGCCCGGATGAAGAAATCATCACCCGCGACAACCTAACCTATTACAGTTGCCACGAAACCAAATGTTTCGCCAATGACGATTACCTGCGCCAAATCATCGAAAAACACCAGCCCGACGCCATCATCGGCGCCTGCGACTACCCCGCCTCACGCGCCTGCGCCGTCGCCGGAAACCTTCCGGTTTGGGCCGACATCCACGGCTACCCGATGGGCGAAGCCCAAGCCAAGGCGTATCACTACAACGAACCGGGTTATATTCATCATTTTTGGAACATCCACCGCCCCGCCCTGTTTCGCGGCGACCGTTTTTCGGTCACATCCGAGCGCCAACGAATGGCGTTGACTGGCGAACTGGGCGCGATGGGCCGTTTGAACCACAAAACTTTCGGAGAAGATTTAGCAACCACCATCCCCATCGCCTGGGACCCGAACACGCCCTACCAACATACGACGCGCAGTAAAGACGATCCCTTCACCGTCTTTTTCTGCGGAGGCTATAACCTATGGTGCGATGTTGAAACCCTCTACCGCACACTCGAAATTGCGATGCAGCAAGACCCCCGCATCCGCTTTCTAGGAACCGGAGGCCTGATTGAAGGGCACGATGAGAAGACCTATCCAAAATTTGAAGCAATGGTAAACGCGTCACAATTCAAAAACCGCTTCGACTTACGCGGATGGGTTCCACGCGAGAAATTAGAAACCTGCTATCAACAGGCCAATCTTGGCATCAATTGTGATTTAATCTGCAACGAAAGTTTAATCGGCGCACGCAACCGCATCACCGAATGGATGGCGCGCGGCGTTCCTATACTGACATCCCTGATGACGGAAATCAGCCAGATTTTGTTTTATAAAGGGGCCGCGCTGACCGTGCCGCCGGTTAACCCTGCGCTGATGGCCAGTGAGATCATCCTTGCGGCCAATCACCCCGAAAAACTGGCGAACCTCTCTCAGCAAGCCCGCAAAATATTCGAAGAAAGCTATACCTATCCCCGCACGGTCGGCGCACTCATTGAGTGGTGTAAGAACCCCGTCCGCAGCGGCGACGGCGAAGAGCCGCCGGTGATTTTAGACTACCGCCGCGAGCAACAAATCCAGGCCGACGCCGCCCGTGATACCAGCTGGCGCAGCAAGATAAAACGTAAGTTGGGCATGGGATAA
- the recO gene encoding DNA repair protein RecO has translation MPLIHTEAVVLRRRRMRDSDAIITLFAKECGKIAVSAKSVMKTTSRSAGVTQSFNRLHAILYAKNRDQEIWTLTQVSLVESYNTLQTDLNKMAFASCLAEWVDFLSHDFESNLAVWDLVLQAFARWNQNAASKEDLIFYQWRLLRYAGLHPNLSGAVEGKTHIYNAAEGRLTASDSKIENGVVMHAGSIMALNNLASSKEPPSLRLSQQQQVEIQRLIHSHLEFHIGRRSRSSLFLDRLLREGAEKPQPAPSMEKEAL, from the coding sequence ATGCCGTTAATTCATACTGAAGCGGTGGTGTTACGCAGACGGCGGATGCGCGACTCAGACGCGATCATCACCCTGTTCGCCAAAGAATGCGGAAAGATCGCCGTCTCCGCTAAAAGCGTCATGAAAACCACCAGCCGCTCAGCAGGCGTCACCCAGTCGTTCAACCGCCTGCACGCCATCCTCTACGCCAAAAACCGCGATCAGGAAATCTGGACGCTGACTCAAGTCTCTCTTGTCGAATCGTACAACACGCTGCAAACCGATCTCAACAAAATGGCCTTCGCTTCCTGCCTGGCGGAATGGGTCGATTTTCTCAGCCACGACTTTGAATCGAATCTCGCAGTGTGGGACCTGGTCCTGCAAGCGTTCGCAAGATGGAACCAAAACGCGGCCAGCAAAGAAGACCTCATCTTTTATCAATGGCGCTTGTTGCGGTACGCCGGGCTGCACCCCAACCTGTCCGGCGCCGTCGAAGGCAAGACCCACATCTATAACGCCGCCGAGGGGCGCCTGACCGCGAGCGACTCCAAAATCGAAAACGGCGTCGTCATGCACGCAGGCTCAATTATGGCGCTAAACAACCTGGCGTCGTCGAAAGAACCGCCATCGCTGCGCCTCTCCCAACAACAACAAGTCGAAATCCAACGGTTAATACATTCCCATCTGGAATTTCATATCGGGCGCCGGTCGCGGTCATCGCTGTTTCTTGATAGACTATTGCGCGAGGGCGCCGAAAAACCACAGCCAGCGCCCTCTATGGAGAAAGAAGCACTATGA
- the folD gene encoding bifunctional methylenetetrahydrofolate dehydrogenase/methenyltetrahydrofolate cyclohydrolase FolD: MTATILDGKALAKTIRGELKGQVDQFKQEFGIQPGLSVVLVGEDPASQVYVRNKVKACQEAGMNSVRIDLPVETSQTDLLNVIEKLNADPTIHGILVQLPVPDQIDDRAVTHAVVPHKDVDGFHPMNVGRTWIGEDSLVPCTPLGVIEILKRNNIEIKGKNAVIIGRSNIVGKPMANLLLREHATVTVCHSRTHDLPAVCREADILIAATGRTQMVRKDWIKPGAAVIDVGISFIEVDGKFKQVGDVHKEEALEVAGALSPSPGGPGPMTIAMLLVNTLKAARLQLT; the protein is encoded by the coding sequence ATGACGGCAACCATTCTCGACGGCAAAGCGCTGGCAAAAACCATCCGTGGTGAACTCAAAGGACAGGTTGATCAATTCAAACAAGAATTTGGCATACAACCCGGCCTGTCGGTTGTACTGGTCGGCGAGGACCCCGCATCGCAGGTGTATGTCCGCAACAAAGTCAAAGCCTGCCAGGAAGCCGGAATGAATTCCGTCCGTATCGACTTGCCCGTCGAAACCTCGCAAACCGATCTGCTGAACGTCATCGAAAAACTCAACGCTGACCCCACAATCCACGGCATCCTGGTCCAATTGCCGGTACCAGACCAGATTGACGACCGCGCCGTCACTCACGCCGTCGTTCCCCACAAAGACGTCGACGGATTTCACCCCATGAACGTGGGCCGCACCTGGATCGGCGAAGACTCGCTTGTCCCCTGTACTCCCCTGGGCGTGATTGAAATTCTGAAACGAAATAACATTGAAATCAAAGGAAAGAACGCCGTCATCATTGGCCGCAGCAACATCGTCGGTAAACCGATGGCCAACCTGTTGCTCCGCGAACACGCCACCGTCACCGTTTGCCATTCGCGTACGCATGACTTGCCCGCCGTCTGCCGCGAAGCGGACATTCTCATCGCCGCAACGGGCCGCACCCAAATGGTACGCAAAGATTGGATCAAACCCGGAGCCGCCGTGATTGACGTTGGAATCAGTTTCATTGAAGTAGACGGGAAATTCAAACAGGTCGGCGACGTCCACAAAGAAGAGGCGCTCGAAGTCGCGGGCGCGTTAAGCCCCTCGCCGGGCGGCCCCGGCCCGATGACCATCGCCATGCTGCTGGTCAATACGTTGAAGGCGGCGCGGCTGCAATTGACCTGA
- a CDS encoding carboxypeptidase-like regulatory domain-containing protein, translating to MFKKYLLLLPLLFSVTVSAQTLLVDDFESYVDDIDVEENWAFSLAGGEMGLFHYLETSDAPQGSNYLWIDADLLVKWWHNRIRKTFPNGAINVADYKNVDLMFRGDETADPVNLVFVVYLYDSRNRGIKFSIPGITNPEWRKVTLSLDSFSEEEWDDGYGTAEPDADRTDIVALSLVVIGDQDNQVGSFGVDNIRLTNDQSALSVTGSITQDGQPVNNVKVLAYDQTSKYQATTDANGNYSFDSFEQGKQYRLVPVAADYAFSPAAQTVISFDVAYAQDFSAIASPYQSLENAVITDPFDEGGVNSNIVYRGSRQWRDGEAGDTRPVISVHDDIYFTVNFPESEGVETMMGPIEPNTLDGATSPDYALEVGGFYSWDMLAFGQDADTNYFAEVDAYLEMRDDTPETMFDQVSLGIHCSIFNPHIVSLDAFGDTNSNGSSGGYALTFESDTGKIIARKYAPNNANTYVLNRIAGYAQDFAETTMTESGWHRLRVEYLDGTITFSVDGSVLAEVQDSSYPFGPAGLHYRAAYNDTLENMSLMHHARFDNLKAGPSASSVSDWMLN from the coding sequence ATGTTTAAAAAGTATTTGCTGCTACTCCCCCTTTTGTTTAGCGTCACTGTTAGCGCCCAGACGTTACTCGTCGATGACTTTGAATCTTACGTCGATGATATTGACGTCGAAGAAAACTGGGCCTTCTCACTCGCAGGCGGAGAAATGGGCCTGTTTCATTATCTCGAAACGTCCGACGCGCCTCAGGGATCAAACTATCTTTGGATTGACGCCGATCTGCTAGTGAAATGGTGGCATAACCGAATCAGAAAAACCTTCCCGAACGGCGCCATCAACGTTGCTGATTATAAAAATGTTGACCTGATGTTTCGCGGCGATGAGACGGCGGACCCAGTGAATTTAGTCTTTGTCGTATATTTATATGACAGCCGAAACCGGGGCATCAAATTCAGCATCCCGGGCATTACCAATCCCGAATGGAGAAAAGTCACCTTGTCGCTGGATTCATTCAGCGAAGAAGAATGGGATGACGGTTACGGCACAGCCGAACCTGATGCAGACCGCACAGATATCGTCGCCTTATCGTTGGTCGTGATTGGAGACCAGGACAACCAGGTTGGAAGTTTCGGCGTCGATAATATTCGCTTGACCAATGATCAGAGCGCTCTTTCCGTCACAGGTTCAATCACACAAGACGGTCAACCGGTCAACAATGTTAAAGTGTTGGCTTATGACCAAACATCAAAATATCAAGCAACAACAGACGCAAATGGAAATTATTCATTTGATAGTTTTGAGCAGGGCAAACAATACCGCTTGGTTCCCGTGGCGGCCGATTACGCATTTAGCCCGGCGGCGCAAACGGTCATTTCATTCGATGTAGCCTATGCACAAGACTTCTCCGCGATCGCCAGCCCCTACCAAAGCCTGGAAAACGCGGTGATTACCGACCCGTTTGACGAAGGCGGAGTCAACAGCAATATCGTCTATCGCGGCTCCCGCCAATGGCGCGACGGTGAAGCGGGCGATACGCGCCCCGTCATCAGCGTACATGATGATATTTACTTCACGGTCAATTTCCCTGAAAGCGAAGGCGTCGAAACCATGATGGGCCCCATTGAGCCGAACACCTTGGATGGCGCAACCAGCCCTGATTACGCCCTCGAAGTAGGCGGCTTCTATTCCTGGGACATGCTGGCATTTGGACAAGACGCTGACACGAATTACTTTGCTGAAGTCGACGCCTACTTAGAAATGCGTGACGATACGCCGGAGACGATGTTCGACCAAGTCTCGTTGGGAATCCATTGCAGCATTTTTAATCCCCACATTGTTTCGCTAGACGCCTTTGGCGACACCAACTCGAACGGCAGTTCCGGTGGATATGCGCTCACTTTCGAGTCGGATACAGGAAAAATTATCGCCCGCAAATATGCGCCAAACAACGCCAACACCTACGTGTTAAACCGCATCGCCGGGTATGCGCAAGATTTTGCTGAAACCACGATGACAGAAAGCGGTTGGCATCGACTGCGCGTTGAGTATCTTGATGGAACGATTACCTTTAGCGTCGACGGCAGCGTACTCGCCGAAGTGCAGGATTCGTCCTACCCATTCGGCCCGGCGGGATTACACTACCGCGCCGCGTATAATGATACGCTTGAAAACATGTCGTTGATGCACCATGCGCGCTTTGACAATCTCAAGGCAGGCCCCAGCGCCTCCAGCGTTTCAGACTGGATGCTCAACTAG
- a CDS encoding thioredoxin family protein: protein MNAPAACSQRICIYLLTVIFCAQVCIAEEAAAKPSFYDESGNAQELIDQACARAQRDGKRVLLQYGGNWCTWCVYLHHLYESDPEINKTLHSEYEIVYVDVRSNRGIEKQFGAEIQGVPFLTVIEPDGSVVTHQSTVPLEKGRGHDPKLVLAFLNQWKPAPRDAVEEYERAQETAHKANNPLWTYYVDAPTFESNHLDDFVADKSAVAILEKHFVILKIDEIRMQNVDALKQKLKITSQQRPWNRIQNGETILMFQFLPHNRYENAVQRNWKSINAALQKYSPQMSEAELVTLRDVFFKKSIKE from the coding sequence ATGAATGCACCCGCCGCTTGCTCTCAGCGTATTTGTATCTACTTACTCACGGTCATTTTCTGCGCTCAAGTCTGTATCGCAGAAGAAGCCGCTGCGAAGCCCTCTTTCTACGACGAAAGCGGCAACGCCCAAGAGCTCATCGACCAGGCCTGCGCCCGCGCCCAACGCGACGGCAAGCGCGTCTTGTTGCAATACGGCGGCAACTGGTGCACCTGGTGCGTCTACCTGCATCACTTGTATGAGTCAGACCCTGAAATCAACAAAACGCTGCATTCGGAATACGAGATCGTGTATGTGGACGTGCGCTCCAATCGCGGCATCGAAAAGCAATTCGGCGCCGAGATTCAAGGCGTCCCCTTCTTAACCGTAATCGAACCGGACGGCAGCGTAGTGACGCATCAATCCACCGTCCCATTAGAAAAGGGGCGCGGTCACGATCCTAAATTAGTCCTGGCATTTCTCAATCAATGGAAACCCGCGCCGCGAGACGCAGTCGAAGAATATGAACGCGCACAGGAAACAGCGCATAAAGCCAACAACCCATTATGGACATATTATGTTGACGCCCCTACGTTTGAGTCAAATCACCTTGATGACTTTGTCGCCGACAAGAGCGCGGTGGCAATTCTTGAAAAACATTTTGTGATTTTAAAAATTGACGAAATCAGAATGCAAAACGTAGATGCGCTGAAGCAAAAATTAAAAATCACATCCCAGCAGCGCCCTTGGAACCGCATTCAAAACGGTGAAACCATATTGATGTTTCAATTCTTACCGCATAACCGATACGAAAACGCCGTTCAACGCAATTGGAAATCGATCAATGCAGCGCTTCAAAAATACTCGCCGCAGATGAGTGAAGCCGAACTTGTTACTCTACGGGATGTCTTCTTCAAAAAATCAATCAAAGAATAA
- a CDS encoding UbiA family prenyltransferase produces the protein MNQSNRYPIADFWELCRPFTLLAPFMGFVCFALAGWSGQGEISLGVVAPVILIGALAAACLNAASNIINQYYDLEIDRINKPTRPIPSGRISPNASLIACVILYALSALLAYCLGMQFFVIVLFTLFLTYAYSGPPFRTKRHWLLANLTIAIPRGCLLVVAGWTAVRSAYDAEPWIIGAVFGLYIFGAATTKDFADIKGDRQGGCITLPIRFGVRQSAYMIAPFFVLPFVLLFMAGFFDWLAVWRIGLMALSVFLSVWGGYVAYLIVRKPDELATEANHVSWKHMYLMMVVGQVGTAAAYFLN, from the coding sequence ATGAATCAATCCAATCGTTATCCAATCGCTGATTTTTGGGAACTGTGCCGCCCGTTTACCTTGCTTGCGCCGTTTATGGGGTTTGTCTGTTTTGCGCTAGCGGGTTGGAGCGGTCAGGGTGAGATTTCTCTGGGCGTCGTCGCGCCGGTGATTTTGATTGGCGCGCTTGCGGCGGCCTGTTTAAACGCGGCGTCAAATATTATCAACCAATATTATGATCTCGAAATTGATCGCATAAACAAACCAACGCGACCGATTCCATCCGGGAGAATTTCTCCAAACGCATCCTTGATCGCCTGCGTGATTTTATATGCGCTGTCTGCATTGCTGGCGTATTGCCTGGGCATGCAATTTTTTGTGATCGTTTTGTTTACGCTTTTTTTGACGTATGCCTATTCCGGCCCGCCGTTTCGCACCAAACGGCACTGGCTGCTGGCGAATTTGACGATTGCGATTCCACGCGGCTGCCTGCTGGTCGTCGCGGGGTGGACGGCGGTGCGCAGCGCCTATGACGCCGAGCCGTGGATCATCGGCGCGGTATTCGGCCTGTATATTTTCGGCGCGGCGACGACGAAAGATTTTGCTGATATCAAAGGCGACCGCCAGGGCGGTTGCATCACGCTGCCGATCCGGTTTGGCGTACGCCAGTCGGCGTATATGATCGCGCCGTTTTTTGTATTGCCGTTTGTGCTTTTATTTATGGCGGGGTTCTTCGATTGGCTGGCAGTATGGCGCATTGGATTGATGGCGCTGTCGGTTTTTTTATCGGTGTGGGGCGGCTATGTTGCATATCTCATTGTGCGCAAGCCGGATGAACTCGCGACCGAAGCCAACCACGTCTCATGGAAACACATGTATCTAATGATGGTCGTGGGGCAAGTTGGTACGGCAGCCGCGTATTTTCTAAACTAA
- a CDS encoding ABC transporter permease: MSAPAVLFWKRFVRKPSGVIGGVICLFIAFVALSAPLLTIYDPIQQKLEDSKQTPSAEHLMGTDDVGRDIFSRVAHGARITLSVGFIAVGIALALGTPLALLSVWGGKRMDLFVSGFIDVFLAFPSLVLALAIVTILGQNLTNAMVAIGIVYMPRIARVLRGAAISEIGRDYVAAARSLSCSTPRILLRHVLPNCLPALMVTSTLYLASAILEAAALSFLGLGAEPPAPEWGRMLYDGRQFLLQAPYMTWFPGMAIFITVLGINLLGDAVNDTLGGR, encoded by the coding sequence ATGAGCGCTCCCGCTGTTTTGTTTTGGAAACGCTTTGTCCGAAAACCCTCCGGCGTAATCGGCGGCGTGATCTGTTTGTTCATTGCGTTTGTCGCATTGTCGGCGCCGCTGCTAACGATCTATGATCCCATCCAGCAAAAATTAGAAGACAGCAAACAAACGCCTTCCGCTGAACATCTCATGGGGACCGACGACGTTGGGCGCGACATCTTTAGCCGGGTGGCGCATGGCGCGCGTATTACGCTGAGCGTTGGGTTTATTGCGGTCGGGATTGCGTTGGCGCTCGGGACGCCGCTGGCGTTGCTTTCCGTCTGGGGAGGCAAGCGCATGGATTTGTTTGTCTCTGGATTTATCGACGTGTTTCTGGCGTTTCCCAGTTTAGTTTTGGCGCTGGCGATTGTGACGATTTTGGGGCAGAATCTGACCAACGCGATGGTCGCGATTGGCATTGTATACATGCCGCGTATCGCCCGCGTTTTGCGCGGCGCGGCAATCTCAGAAATTGGTCGCGATTACGTAGCGGCGGCTCGTTCGTTGTCATGCAGTACGCCGCGCATCCTCCTGCGGCATGTGTTGCCGAATTGCCTGCCTGCGTTAATGGTGACTTCGACGCTGTATCTTGCTTCTGCAATTCTCGAAGCGGCGGCGCTCAGTTTTTTGGGATTGGGCGCAGAGCCGCCCGCGCCGGAGTGGGGCCGTATGCTCTATGACGGGCGGCAGTTTTTGTTGCAGGCGCCGTATATGACGTGGTTTCCTGGAATGGCGATTTTTATCACCGTGTTGGGAATCAATCTTCTTGGCGATGCAGTCAATGACACGCTGGGCGGGCGTTGA